A region from the Wansuia hejianensis genome encodes:
- a CDS encoding TrkH family potassium uptake protein — protein MKIILAGYCLIILLGSLLLWLPVATRAGESVPFSDAFFTATSATCVTGLVRFDTYTCWSGFGQVIILCLIQIGGVGFMTLAITAMAAAGRKIGLQSRMLMQNSISAPHLGGIVRITRFILLGTLLVEGIGVILLGFYFIPRLGFGEGLWYSVFHAISAFCNAGFDLFGQFSPGSSLTTVGGNWYVNMIIMVLIVVGGLGFLVWKDLLDHRFSFSKLRLHSKIVLITTGVLILGGAACLFWLESGNPSFEAMGGSEKVLTSLFQSVTSRTAGFNSVNLSTMTQASQFVMIILMLIGGSTGSTAGGIKTTTAAVQLLSIRTIFRGRKSVEAYHRSIEDAVVRTASCITCLYLLLSVGVGLVISHLEAIPFLTSLYESVSAIATVGLTLGITAQLGFVSKILLALLMIFGRAGSLTILLAFTSDKKKIAARYPVEKVTVG, from the coding sequence ATGAAGATCATACTGGCAGGATATTGCCTGATTATTTTGCTGGGGTCGTTGCTGCTGTGGCTGCCTGTAGCTACAAGGGCAGGAGAATCGGTTCCGTTTTCAGATGCATTTTTCACAGCCACCTCTGCTACCTGTGTGACGGGACTGGTGCGATTTGATACGTATACCTGCTGGTCTGGTTTCGGACAAGTGATTATCCTGTGTCTGATACAGATCGGAGGCGTTGGATTTATGACGCTGGCCATCACGGCCATGGCTGCGGCGGGAAGGAAGATTGGGCTGCAGTCCCGGATGCTGATGCAGAATTCCATTTCCGCCCCTCATCTGGGGGGCATTGTACGAATCACCAGATTTATACTGCTGGGCACCCTTCTCGTGGAAGGGATAGGAGTGATCCTGCTGGGATTTTATTTTATTCCCCGTCTGGGTTTCGGAGAAGGGCTGTGGTATTCTGTCTTTCATGCGATATCCGCCTTCTGCAATGCCGGATTTGACCTGTTTGGCCAGTTTTCGCCGGGTTCATCGCTGACCACGGTTGGCGGCAACTGGTATGTGAATATGATTATTATGGTTCTGATTGTGGTGGGCGGTCTGGGCTTCCTGGTATGGAAGGACTTGTTGGATCACAGATTTTCCTTCAGCAAGCTGAGGCTTCACAGTAAAATTGTGCTGATCACCACGGGAGTGTTGATCCTGGGCGGCGCGGCCTGCCTGTTCTGGCTGGAGTCGGGGAACCCGTCTTTCGAAGCGATGGGGGGAAGTGAGAAAGTGCTGACCAGCCTGTTTCAGTCGGTGACCTCCAGGACGGCCGGTTTTAATTCCGTAAACCTGTCAACTATGACTCAGGCGAGCCAGTTTGTGATGATTATTCTGATGCTGATCGGCGGCTCCACCGGCTCCACGGCGGGGGGAATTAAGACCACGACTGCCGCGGTACAGCTATTGAGTATCCGGACGATCTTCCGGGGGCGGAAATCCGTGGAAGCGTATCACCGCTCCATTGAGGATGCGGTAGTCCGGACTGCTTCCTGCATCACATGCCTGTATCTGCTGCTGTCTGTCGGGGTGGGACTGGTAATTTCTCACTTGGAAGCGATTCCGTTCCTGACGTCTCTGTATGAGAGTGTTTCTGCGATAGCGACGGTTGGCCTGACGCTGGGAATCACCGCTCAACTGGGGTTTGTCTCTAAAATATTGCTAGCTCTGCTGATGATCTTCGGAAGAGCCGGTTCGCTGACGATTTTACTGGCGTTCACTTCTGATAAGAAAAAGATAGCCGCCCGCTATCCCGTTGAAAAAGTGACAGTGGGCTGA
- the glnA gene encoding type I glutamate--ammonia ligase yields MAITVQDFMNMIEANDIKMIDFKIVDINGQYRHVTIPVQQFSADTLTSGIGFDASNYGYAVVEKSDMVFIPDLDTAIVDPFCEIPTLSVTGNAMVIDYPENRPLDQYPRNIVQAAERYMKETGVADTMLILPEFEFHLFDSVGWAVQPNSISMSLDVSQAPWNSAVEGKGCVIPHQKAYHVAKPFDRTYECRSEMCLEMEKAGIPIKYHHPEVGASGQFEIEPMLGEMSKMADATMMIKYIIHNTALKYGKTATLMPKPVYGEAGNGMHVHMLLLKNGEPVFSDDNGYSHLSRTAHYFIGGLLKHISSLCAITNPSTNSFKRLVPGFEAPVTVGYATSNRSAVIRIPAYAKKPTMRRFELRNPDATCNPYLCYAAILMAGLDGIKNQIDPHENGWGPYDVNLYSLSDEEKSKLQALPTSLDAALDALEADHDYLTAGGVFPEQLLQNFISIKRQECLELSAIPHPAEFARYYNL; encoded by the coding sequence ATGGCAATTACTGTGCAAGATTTTATGAACATGATCGAAGCCAACGATATTAAAATGATCGATTTCAAAATCGTTGACATTAATGGGCAATACCGCCATGTCACCATACCGGTACAGCAATTTTCTGCTGATACTTTGACAAGCGGTATCGGGTTCGATGCTTCTAATTATGGATACGCCGTGGTTGAAAAAAGCGACATGGTATTTATTCCGGATCTGGATACTGCCATTGTAGACCCATTCTGCGAGATTCCAACTTTGTCGGTGACCGGAAATGCAATGGTTATTGACTATCCTGAGAACCGTCCTCTCGACCAATATCCCCGAAACATCGTACAAGCCGCTGAGCGCTATATGAAAGAAACCGGTGTGGCAGATACTATGCTGATTTTGCCAGAATTTGAATTCCATTTGTTTGACAGTGTGGGCTGGGCTGTTCAGCCGAACTCCATCAGTATGTCCCTGGACGTTTCACAGGCTCCCTGGAACAGTGCTGTTGAAGGAAAAGGCTGTGTAATTCCTCATCAGAAAGCATACCATGTGGCCAAGCCCTTTGACCGTACCTATGAATGCCGTTCGGAAATGTGTCTGGAGATGGAAAAGGCGGGAATTCCCATCAAATATCATCATCCTGAGGTCGGCGCTTCCGGTCAATTCGAGATCGAACCAATGCTGGGTGAGATGTCAAAAATGGCGGATGCTACCATGATGATTAAATACATCATTCACAATACAGCTCTTAAATACGGAAAAACCGCTACCCTCATGCCCAAACCAGTTTACGGAGAGGCAGGGAACGGTATGCACGTACATATGCTCCTGCTTAAGAACGGAGAGCCGGTATTCTCGGATGATAACGGTTATTCCCACCTGAGCCGGACCGCGCATTATTTTATCGGAGGCCTGTTAAAGCATATTTCCTCTTTATGCGCAATCACAAATCCCAGCACAAACTCATTTAAACGTCTGGTACCAGGCTTTGAAGCTCCCGTCACAGTGGGATATGCAACTTCTAACCGCAGCGCCGTAATTCGCATTCCTGCATATGCAAAGAAGCCCACCATGCGCCGCTTTGAACTGCGGAATCCAGACGCCACCTGCAACCCATATTTGTGCTATGCGGCAATTTTAATGGCAGGTTTAGACGGAATTAAGAACCAGATAGACCCCCACGAGAACGGCTGGGGCCCTTATGATGTGAATCTCTATTCCCTCTCAGATGAAGAAAAATCCAAACTCCAGGCTCTGCCCACATCTCTTGACGCCGCACTGGATGCGCTGGAAGCAGACCACGATTATTTAACCGCAGGCGGAGTATTCCCCGAGCAGCTGCTCCAGAATTTTATCTCCATCAAAAGGCAAGAATGCCTGGAACTGTCGGCAATCCCTCATCCGGCAGAATTTGCACGATACTATAACCTGTAA
- a CDS encoding LacI family DNA-binding transcriptional regulator, whose product MAATIKDIAQKTGLGLATISSYLNGGNVREKNRVKIEEAIRELHFEINETARGLKTNTTRTIGVVIPELNSVFCAKVIGRIEDTLRKHGYALMICDCRTDKVREREAVEFLMRKRVDGLINMPVDGKGRHLEKFRRTGKPVVLIDREINGLGCDSVCADNREAMKEAVKLLVENGHRGIGMVAGTQDVLTAQERLMGYEEACSENGIPLRESYIYSGDCTIESGVLGLETLVRNNPEMTAVVVGNYNMSVGVMIGMNELGLSVPEELSVIGFDNLQFARACRPRLTILDQPTGEIADHAARIMLERLGKTDCAVNAQPYKVRLKTALIPGSSVKKL is encoded by the coding sequence ATGGCAGCTACAATCAAAGACATTGCCCAGAAGACCGGACTGGGGCTGGCGACCATTTCTTCTTATTTAAATGGGGGAAATGTGAGGGAAAAAAACCGGGTCAAAATAGAAGAGGCCATACGGGAGTTACATTTTGAAATTAATGAAACCGCAAGAGGTCTGAAAACGAATACCACGAGGACGATCGGTGTAGTCATACCGGAGCTGAACAGCGTTTTCTGCGCTAAGGTAATCGGGAGAATCGAAGATACCCTGCGTAAGCATGGCTATGCGCTCATGATCTGCGACTGCCGGACAGATAAAGTACGGGAGCGGGAAGCAGTGGAGTTCTTGATGCGGAAGCGGGTGGACGGCCTGATTAATATGCCGGTAGACGGGAAAGGACGACATCTGGAGAAATTTCGGAGAACAGGAAAGCCAGTGGTGCTGATTGACCGGGAAATCAATGGCCTGGGCTGTGACAGCGTATGCGCGGATAACCGGGAAGCGATGAAGGAAGCGGTGAAGCTTCTGGTAGAAAACGGGCACCGTGGGATCGGAATGGTAGCGGGTACCCAGGATGTGCTGACTGCCCAGGAACGGCTCATGGGCTATGAAGAAGCCTGCAGTGAAAATGGCATTCCGCTGCGGGAGTCATATATTTATTCCGGAGACTGTACGATTGAGAGCGGGGTTCTGGGGCTTGAAACTCTGGTAAGAAATAATCCGGAGATGACAGCAGTTGTGGTGGGAAACTATAATATGAGCGTTGGCGTTATGATCGGTATGAATGAACTGGGTCTGTCAGTGCCGGAGGAGCTGTCGGTCATCGGTTTTGATAATCTGCAATTTGCCAGGGCCTGCCGGCCCAGGCTCACAATCCTGGATCAGCCCACAGGAGAGATCGCTGATCATGCTGCGAGAATCATGCTGGAGAGGTTGGGGAAAACAGATTGTGCAGTGAATGCTCAGCCATACAAGGTACGTCTGAAAACAGCGCTCATACCGGGAAGTTCGGTGAAAAAATTGTGA
- a CDS encoding class II fructose-bisphosphate aldolase — MPFVTSEKMLLDARRGGYAVGAFNAENMEMVKAIIAAAEELRAPVMIQTTSSTIKYGSVETYAAIVSAEAMKASVPVCLHLDHGSSFGLAVRCVMAGYTSVMMDGSKLPFEENIAVSRQVAEMAAAVGIPCEAELGKVGGKEDEVEAVADTNTDPAEAKEFVERTGISSLAVAIGTAHGFYVGTPVLDVERLSEIRKAVDVPLVLHGASGLTDEQVQGCVKRGICKVNFATELRNAYTRAVERYLLDNPNTIDPKAYSKAAMAAVTELVKARMKVCGCDGKME, encoded by the coding sequence ATGCCATTTGTAACCTCAGAAAAAATGTTGTTGGACGCCCGGAGAGGCGGCTATGCTGTAGGGGCTTTTAATGCGGAAAATATGGAGATGGTTAAGGCGATTATCGCTGCGGCCGAAGAACTTCGTGCGCCGGTGATGATTCAGACTACTTCTTCTACGATTAAATATGGGTCGGTGGAGACTTATGCGGCTATTGTATCGGCTGAAGCGATGAAGGCATCGGTGCCTGTGTGTCTGCATCTGGATCATGGAAGCAGCTTTGGGCTGGCGGTTCGATGTGTGATGGCTGGCTATACGTCTGTGATGATGGATGGATCGAAGCTTCCATTTGAAGAAAATATAGCGGTTAGCAGGCAGGTGGCTGAGATGGCTGCCGCTGTGGGGATTCCATGTGAAGCAGAGCTTGGCAAGGTAGGGGGCAAAGAGGATGAGGTGGAGGCGGTAGCGGACACCAATACAGATCCGGCGGAGGCTAAGGAATTTGTTGAGCGGACGGGAATCAGCTCTTTGGCTGTGGCGATTGGAACTGCCCATGGATTCTATGTGGGAACGCCGGTTCTTGACGTGGAGCGCCTTTCTGAGATACGTAAGGCGGTGGATGTGCCGCTGGTTTTGCACGGCGCTTCGGGACTGACGGATGAGCAGGTGCAGGGATGTGTGAAACGGGGGATCTGTAAGGTAAATTTTGCTACGGAGCTTCGAAATGCCTACACTAGGGCGGTGGAAAGATATCTGCTGGACAATCCGAATACGATTGATCCGAAGGCTTACAGCAAAGCAGCTATGGCTGCTGTAACGGAGCTGGTTAAGGCGCGGATGAAGGTCTGCGGTTGTGACGGAAAAATGGAGTAA
- the pfkB gene encoding 1-phosphofructokinase has product MILTVTANAAIDKRYVAENFSVGSVNRVKSCAATAGGKGLNVSRAAKIAGEAVTATGFLGGHSGSFIEEYIQSEGIESEFVWCSGESRSCINIWDEANKTQTEFLEPGFSINGQDMDRLEERFNHLVGGCSIVTISGSIPTGGSGDLYRRLMESARRCGKRVILDTSGKLLEECITYQPFMIKPNMDEIQMLTGREIVSREDLLQAASGLHRRGIRVVVISRGAEGAVISSEEGAFEARVPRIEAVNTVGCGDSMTAGFAAGFSRGLAVAECIRLASAISAASAMRMETGYFLKQDMEALLPRIEVHQIA; this is encoded by the coding sequence ATGATTTTAACAGTAACCGCCAATGCGGCCATTGATAAACGGTATGTGGCAGAAAATTTTAGTGTGGGCAGTGTAAACCGTGTGAAATCCTGTGCGGCTACTGCCGGAGGCAAAGGGTTGAATGTGTCCAGGGCGGCAAAGATCGCAGGAGAGGCTGTGACGGCTACCGGATTCCTGGGAGGCCATTCTGGTTCTTTCATAGAAGAATATATCCAGTCTGAGGGGATTGAGAGCGAGTTTGTCTGGTGCTCAGGGGAAAGCCGTTCCTGTATCAACATATGGGATGAAGCGAATAAGACTCAGACAGAATTTCTGGAACCGGGATTTTCGATTAACGGCCAGGATATGGACCGGCTGGAGGAAAGATTTAATCATTTGGTGGGCGGCTGCAGCATTGTGACAATTTCGGGCAGCATCCCGACAGGCGGGAGCGGAGATCTCTACCGCCGTCTGATGGAGAGTGCCCGGAGATGTGGAAAAAGGGTGATTCTGGATACCAGCGGGAAACTTCTGGAGGAGTGCATCACTTATCAGCCTTTCATGATAAAGCCAAATATGGATGAGATTCAAATGCTGACCGGCCGTGAGATTGTGAGCCGGGAGGACCTGCTTCAGGCGGCATCGGGCCTGCACAGAAGGGGAATCCGTGTGGTAGTGATATCCAGAGGCGCGGAAGGCGCCGTGATTTCCAGTGAAGAGGGGGCTTTTGAAGCACGCGTCCCGCGGATTGAGGCAGTGAACACGGTGGGATGCGGAGATTCCATGACTGCGGGCTTTGCGGCAGGATTTTCCAGAGGGCTGGCGGTTGCGGAATGTATCAGGCTGGCCAGCGCTATTTCGGCGGCCAGCGCCATGAGAATGGAGACAGGTTATTTTCTGAAACAGGATATGGAAGCTCTGCTTCCGCGAATAGAAGTTCATCAGATCGCTTAG
- a CDS encoding prolipoprotein diacylglyceryl transferase encodes MRGFVWMGRFIPMYGVMILIGIFAAAGVAWMLVKHFKYDPNHLLLLIAYGFLGGMVGAKLLFLLISWNQIEWSSILDPEYLKLLMSGGFVFYGGLIGGLGAVFLAGRLHKIHVLPYLEAAIPCLPIAHAFGRIGCHFASCCYGFPYNGPFHVIYHQSPYVPTYAPLETPLFPVQMLEALINFGIAAVLIRRTWKKGLDLLNVYIYLMLYGISRFLLEFLRYDDAERGGLLWFSTSQWISMIMILVSAFLMTRSMVKQKEKGQ; translated from the coding sequence ATGCGAGGATTTGTCTGGATGGGGAGGTTTATCCCCATGTATGGCGTTATGATACTGATCGGCATTTTTGCGGCGGCGGGCGTTGCCTGGATGCTTGTAAAGCATTTTAAATATGATCCGAATCACCTCCTGCTGCTGATCGCATATGGATTTTTGGGAGGGATGGTGGGAGCAAAGCTGCTGTTCCTTCTGATCAGCTGGAATCAGATTGAATGGAGCAGCATCCTGGATCCGGAGTACCTGAAGCTGTTGATGTCAGGTGGCTTTGTGTTCTATGGAGGCCTGATTGGCGGGCTGGGAGCGGTATTTCTTGCCGGCAGGCTGCATAAGATCCACGTGCTTCCATATCTGGAAGCAGCGATCCCTTGCCTTCCTATCGCCCATGCGTTTGGGAGGATTGGCTGTCATTTTGCCAGCTGCTGCTATGGGTTTCCCTATAACGGGCCGTTTCATGTGATCTATCACCAGTCGCCCTACGTTCCCACGTATGCGCCCCTGGAAACGCCGCTGTTTCCGGTTCAGATGCTGGAGGCGTTGATTAATTTTGGAATCGCTGCTGTGTTGATCAGACGGACCTGGAAAAAGGGTTTGGATCTGCTGAATGTGTATATCTATCTGATGCTATACGGCATCAGCCGTTTTCTGCTGGAGTTTCTGAGGTACGATGACGCGGAGAGGGGCGGGCTGCTCTGGTTTTCAACCTCTCAGTGGATTAGTATGATCATGATTCTGGTGTCTGCGTTTCTGATGACCAGGAGCATGGTGAAGCAGAAGGAGAAAGGTCAGTAA
- a CDS encoding aldo/keto reductase yields the protein MEFIDPNLIPARTLYTGAKMPAVGMGTFGSDHAAPEEVSAAVAGAIRVGYRHFDCAACYGNEAQIGEVFAEAFSEGEVRREELFIVSKVWNDMHGQGDVLLACAKTLKDLQLEALDMYYVHWPFPNYHPPKCDVSERNPDSRPFSTERFMTTWRQMERLVDMGLTRHIGMSNMTIPKLEAVLPLCRIKPAAIEMELHPCFQQQELFDYCREREIQVVGFCPLGSPDRPERDRTPEDIADIELPEIRRIAESHGIHPALVCIKWAVQRGQTPIPFSVKERNYTANLKCVTEDPLTSEEMEVIGGLERDNRLVKGQVFLWPGAGDWRDLWDLKGTIAGAG from the coding sequence ATGGAGTTTATTGATCCTAATTTAATTCCCGCCAGGACATTGTATACAGGGGCGAAAATGCCGGCCGTTGGAATGGGCACCTTTGGTTCAGACCATGCCGCGCCGGAGGAAGTATCTGCTGCCGTCGCCGGAGCTATCAGAGTTGGCTATCGTCACTTTGACTGTGCGGCGTGCTATGGCAACGAAGCTCAGATCGGAGAGGTATTTGCAGAGGCTTTTTCAGAAGGGGAGGTCCGACGTGAGGAGCTGTTTATTGTTTCCAAAGTGTGGAATGACATGCATGGACAGGGAGATGTACTTCTGGCCTGTGCAAAGACGCTGAAGGATCTGCAGCTGGAAGCTTTGGATATGTATTATGTCCATTGGCCTTTTCCTAATTATCATCCGCCGAAATGTGATGTGTCAGAACGGAATCCGGATTCCAGGCCCTTTAGCACGGAGCGCTTCATGACGACCTGGCGGCAAATGGAACGTCTGGTGGATATGGGGCTGACCAGGCATATCGGGATGTCCAACATGACGATCCCGAAACTGGAGGCAGTTCTTCCCCTGTGCCGGATTAAACCGGCGGCCATTGAAATGGAGCTGCACCCCTGCTTTCAGCAGCAGGAGCTGTTTGACTATTGCAGGGAGAGGGAGATTCAGGTGGTTGGCTTCTGCCCGCTGGGATCACCGGACAGGCCGGAACGGGACAGGACCCCGGAGGATATTGCGGATATTGAACTTCCGGAGATTCGGAGAATTGCAGAAAGCCATGGTATCCATCCGGCTCTTGTCTGCATCAAATGGGCAGTCCAGAGAGGTCAGACGCCAATACCTTTTTCTGTAAAAGAAAGGAATTATACCGCTAATTTGAAATGTGTGACTGAAGATCCTCTTACTTCAGAAGAGATGGAAGTGATCGGGGGGCTGGAAAGAGACAACCGGCTGGTGAAGGGGCAGGTATTCCTGTGGCCTGGAGCCGGGGATTGGAGAGACCTCTGGGATCTGAAGGGAACGATTGCTGGAGCAGGATGA
- a CDS encoding potassium channel family protein, with product MKSILIIGLGRFGRHMAQKFIEEGNSVLAVEASEERANAAVSLVPNIEIADATDDTVIESLGINNFDICVVAIGDNFQAALEITVLLKDFGGKFIIARASRDVHRKLLLRNGADYVVYAERDMAERLAMKFGAKNIFDYIELNKEIGIYEIATPENWYGKTILEKSVRSNYNVTILATKKEERIYPLMEPEHVFVPDESLLVMGSAEAVHKLTR from the coding sequence ATGAAATCCATATTGATTATAGGCCTCGGCCGTTTTGGCCGTCATATGGCACAGAAATTTATTGAGGAGGGGAACAGCGTGCTGGCGGTGGAAGCGTCTGAGGAACGTGCGAATGCCGCCGTATCGCTGGTGCCCAACATCGAGATCGCAGATGCGACAGATGATACAGTAATAGAATCTCTGGGAATCAATAACTTTGACATTTGCGTAGTTGCCATCGGAGATAACTTCCAGGCCGCTTTGGAAATCACGGTTCTGCTGAAGGACTTTGGAGGCAAGTTCATCATTGCCAGGGCCAGCCGGGATGTTCACAGGAAGCTTCTTCTTCGGAACGGAGCAGATTATGTGGTGTATGCAGAACGGGATATGGCGGAACGTCTGGCGATGAAATTCGGAGCTAAGAATATTTTTGATTATATCGAACTGAACAAGGAGATCGGGATATATGAAATTGCCACACCGGAGAACTGGTACGGTAAAACGATTCTGGAAAAATCCGTCCGTTCCAATTACAATGTGACAATCCTGGCCACCAAAAAGGAAGAACGCATCTATCCTCTGATGGAACCGGAACACGTATTTGTACCGGACGAAAGCCTGCTCGTGATGGGAAGCGCGGAGGCCGTGCACAAGCTGACAAGATAA
- a CDS encoding galactitol-1-phosphate 5-dehydrogenase: MKAGVVYAKNDIRYDEIEKPAVRPGTVLIKVKYTGICGSDVPRVNGDACHFFPNVLGHEFSGVVEEIGEGVTSVQPGDRVAGVPLVPCMACEDCQRGDYSLCKHYSFIGSRQFGSFAEYVVVPEKNAVKFSEDVSFEKGAFFEPATVALHGLERTGYKGGHTVAILGGGTIGLMTMQWARIFGASQVVVFDIVNERLELAVRLGADTGVNTGEEDFMEKVSALTGGRGFDYVYETAGNTVTMRLAFQLAANKAGVCFIGTPTKELTFTVDEWENINRKEFRLTGSWMSYSAPFPGHEWELVAHYFATGELKFDDSFIYKKIPLSQIASAFEMFKTPGAVKGKILIDSEQ; this comes from the coding sequence ATGAAAGCAGGCGTAGTATACGCAAAAAATGATATAAGATATGATGAAATAGAGAAGCCGGCAGTGAGGCCGGGAACTGTACTCATTAAGGTGAAGTATACGGGAATTTGCGGTTCAGACGTGCCCCGGGTAAACGGAGATGCGTGCCATTTTTTTCCGAATGTGCTGGGTCACGAATTTTCGGGCGTTGTGGAGGAAATCGGAGAAGGTGTGACGAGTGTGCAGCCGGGGGACAGAGTGGCAGGTGTCCCGCTGGTTCCCTGTATGGCCTGTGAGGACTGCCAGAGAGGGGATTATTCCCTCTGTAAGCATTACAGCTTTATCGGCTCCCGGCAGTTCGGCAGCTTTGCAGAGTACGTGGTGGTTCCGGAAAAAAATGCCGTCAAATTCAGTGAAGACGTCAGTTTTGAGAAGGGCGCTTTTTTTGAACCGGCCACTGTAGCTCTCCATGGGCTGGAACGGACCGGATATAAAGGAGGGCATACGGTAGCCATTCTGGGAGGCGGGACGATTGGTTTGATGACCATGCAGTGGGCCCGGATTTTCGGAGCCAGTCAGGTGGTGGTTTTTGATATTGTGAATGAACGCCTGGAGCTGGCTGTACGCCTGGGAGCTGACACTGGTGTGAACACCGGGGAAGAAGATTTTATGGAAAAGGTGTCTGCACTGACGGGTGGCCGTGGTTTTGACTATGTCTATGAGACGGCTGGCAACACCGTTACCATGAGGCTGGCCTTCCAGCTGGCGGCGAATAAGGCGGGGGTCTGCTTTATTGGTACGCCCACGAAGGAGCTGACTTTTACTGTGGATGAATGGGAAAACATTAACCGGAAGGAATTCCGGCTGACGGGGTCCTGGATGTCTTATTCCGCGCCGTTTCCGGGACATGAATGGGAATTGGTGGCCCATTACTTCGCCACAGGTGAACTGAAGTTTGACGACTCTTTTATTTATAAGAAAATACCGCTCTCTCAGATCGCGTCGGCTTTTGAAATGTTTAAGACTCCGGGGGCGGTCAAAGGCAAGATACTGATTGACAGTGAGCAGTAG
- the xylB gene encoding xylulokinase → MGKYLLGIDLGTSACKVALFNRAGRVLGAASGEYPVYYQKPGWAEQNPEEWWDGVCRAVKEVLKLTGICPREIAGIGIDGQSWSAVALDKGGQVLTNTPIWMDTRAQEICDRLNEEIGAETIFQLAGNSLQPSYTTAKVLWYRESLPEVYGKTDKILQSNGYLVYRLTGAVTQDICQGYGWHCFDMRNGIWNEEMCEKLGIPVKFLPPVVACDAVVGSVTEKAAAESGLAAGTPVVAGGLDAACGTLGAGVIHGGETQEQGGQAGGMSICTDTYKADPRLILSYHVVPGKWLLQGGTTGGGGVMRWFEKEFAEYERSQQDRTGKASLVQLNELAESIAPGSEGLVFLPYMSGERSPIWDPEAKGVFFGLDFSKTKGHMVRACMEGVAYSLKHNLDVAEEAGANAEVLRAMGGSANSLLWTQIKSDVTGKPIVVPSSDTATTLGAALLAGVGTGYYQSYEEAVGLTVHETRRHEPDPAAGALYRKPYNTYLELYQALKDLMKKTGGK, encoded by the coding sequence ATGGGAAAGTATTTATTGGGGATTGATCTTGGTACCAGTGCCTGTAAGGTGGCTCTTTTTAACAGGGCTGGCAGGGTGTTGGGAGCGGCGTCGGGCGAGTATCCAGTTTATTACCAGAAGCCAGGATGGGCGGAACAGAATCCGGAGGAATGGTGGGACGGCGTCTGCCGGGCGGTAAAAGAGGTACTGAAGCTGACCGGGATCTGTCCCCGGGAAATAGCGGGAATCGGCATCGACGGCCAGAGCTGGTCGGCGGTTGCATTGGACAAAGGTGGTCAGGTGCTGACGAATACACCGATCTGGATGGATACCAGGGCACAGGAGATCTGTGACAGGCTGAATGAGGAAATTGGCGCAGAAACGATATTCCAGCTGGCTGGAAATTCTCTTCAGCCGTCTTATACGACGGCAAAGGTGCTGTGGTATCGGGAAAGCCTGCCGGAGGTGTATGGAAAGACCGACAAAATCCTGCAGTCCAATGGTTATCTGGTTTACCGCCTGACGGGAGCGGTGACACAGGATATCTGCCAGGGGTACGGCTGGCACTGCTTTGATATGAGGAACGGGATCTGGAACGAAGAAATGTGTGAGAAGCTTGGAATACCTGTGAAGTTTTTGCCGCCGGTGGTGGCTTGCGATGCAGTGGTTGGCAGTGTGACGGAGAAAGCGGCGGCAGAATCCGGGCTGGCAGCGGGTACTCCGGTGGTGGCAGGAGGTTTGGATGCCGCCTGCGGAACTCTGGGCGCCGGCGTCATCCATGGGGGAGAGACCCAGGAGCAGGGCGGTCAGGCAGGCGGAATGAGCATCTGTACAGATACATATAAAGCAGATCCCCGCCTGATCCTGAGCTATCATGTGGTACCGGGAAAATGGCTGCTGCAGGGAGGAACTACTGGCGGCGGCGGAGTTATGCGGTGGTTTGAGAAGGAATTTGCTGAATATGAGCGGTCACAGCAGGATCGAACGGGCAAGGCTTCCCTGGTACAGTTAAATGAGCTGGCAGAGAGCATCGCTCCCGGAAGCGAAGGGCTTGTATTTCTTCCGTATATGTCCGGAGAGCGTTCTCCCATCTGGGATCCGGAAGCGAAGGGGGTATTCTTCGGGCTGGATTTTTCTAAGACAAAAGGCCATATGGTCAGAGCCTGTATGGAAGGTGTTGCATATTCGCTGAAGCATAACCTGGATGTGGCAGAGGAAGCAGGAGCCAATGCAGAAGTATTGAGAGCCATGGGCGGTTCAGCAAATTCTCTGCTCTGGACGCAGATCAAGTCCGACGTGACCGGGAAGCCGATTGTGGTTCCCTCTTCTGATACGGCCACGACACTGGGAGCAGCTTTGCTGGCCGGCGTGGGCACGGGTTACTATCAGTCTTATGAGGAAGCTGTGGGGCTGACAGTACATGAAACACGGCGGCATGAACCTGATCCGGCGGCGGGCGCTCTGTACCGGAAACCCTATAATACGTATCTGGAACTCTACCAGGCATTAAAGGATCTGATGAAAAAGACAGGAGGAAAGTGA